The genomic window GCTCGCCGGAGGTGGTCACTTGGGGCTGTTTgaccgcagccacagcagcagccatggACAAGCCGCCCACATACCCCACGTCCGCAGCAAATCGCAcgtgtttctctttccggggcgacggcgctgcggccgaGGCCGAAGGGGAGGCCTCAGGCAAGACATCTGCCTCGGTCAGCGTTGCCGTAACGAGGGGCCGTGCAGAGGTGAGAACAGTCGCCGAAGGCGACGACGTCGGTGCACACCCATTGATGATCTCGTTAGGTGATAAGGAGGCCGCCGACTGCACTGTCGGAAGCGTGTCAGTTCCTGCGCTGGGCTTCGCCAGCGATTGCACCATTGTCCACCCTATGTCGCCGGGGGTTTGGTACACTAttgcctctcctctaccAGTCGATAATCGACTATTCTCGGAGGTGCTGGTGACAGTggcacgcgcagcgccatgtAACTGGAGAGCAGTTGTGGCAataggcgccgctgccggagccGAAGTGGGGGGTGAGGTGGGCACGGGTGCGCCCTCTGTTGCCTTTGATCTTTCGTCaatctcagcagcagcgctacttCGCCTCTGCAGCTCTGTGCGGAtgcgcctctccttcttggcAATCATACGCTCCGTCATGATACGCTCGACGTAGTCATCGTCGTTGACGTGGTCGCCCAGCTCGGCCTCCAGTGCGATGAGCTCGTCTTCTGTGAGCTCATCCAGCTCATCGAAGGTGGTGAGCGCCACGTCGATGGAGTAGTCCAGCGGCAACCCAGAGGCCAGGGGTGATGCTGTCGAGGTTGGTGGTGTCGACGACAGGAGTGGGGTTAGGCAGCTTTCGAATGAAGCGAGGTGATTAGACGCAGGGGCACACACCGCATCGGGTGTCTCAAAGCGGTCAGGGGCGTTTGCCGATGCGACAGACtccgaggaagaggcggcagcttgtgattgctgctgcggtgtctCCGACAAAGGCGAAGGCTGCGACAACGACGGGGCAGCCGCCGCTCGAGTTTCCTTCTTCGCCAGCAACTCCGCCACAGCATCCTGTGCCTCGGGCAGCTCCGACAGAAATAGCTCCTGCTTCGCCCTGAGAGCAttctgctcctgctgcaggacTTCGGTCTCCCGACGCAAGAAGTCAATGCGCCGACCAGCAATTTCTGCTGCCTGAACAGCACTGCGCTCAGCGAACCAGCCATCGCCCAGCAATACCAAGATAGTGTTCGTCGCATTCAGCTCCGCAGGATAATAGGCGAGGCCACCAGCAACAGGGGCCAGCAcgcgtctgcggctgcgctcTGTCAGGACGTGAAGAGTGTCCTTGAGGGTCGCGTactcgcgcagcttctcttgcgctcgccgcagctgctcttcgtTTTGGTGCAGCAGGTAGAGGTAGAGCTCCGCCCCCGTGAGCACCTCACCTTCGCCGTACTCCTCCGCGCACATTGCGGTGTCGAGCAACTACGAAGGTCGAAATAGGAAAAATGCCGTGGGGGAGGAAGCAAATTCTccgccgcgcacgtgcgtgcgtgaggggggggcggtaagagagagaaaagaggcggtagcagcaacagcgataAGAGTAAGAAGcaaggaggggtggagagagggagaggtggagcacTGTGGTTGAGACAGATCGTTCTGCATAAGCAGCACCAGCATAGAAATGCACGCGCTGAAGCAGAACGTGCAGCGGCTCTTGAGTCAGTGCACGAGAGAGACCGCTGGCATACGCTCCACGCACACCACATAAAACGCTGGTCTGGTGCGTGTACGGCACTGGCGATGAAACGCTACTCAAGCTGAAGTACATGtactcttctttcctcccgTTGCTCGATGGACTCTGTCGCTACGTCGGCTGGTGCGACATTGTATGTATCTATGCTCTGGGGCAGTCCAGTACCGGTAGAtcttgtgtgtgggtggaggaggaggggaggcgacCACTAAATCCGTGAGAATCGTCACTGACACTTACCCACGCATACTCACCGCCGACAGTAGCCGTTGTGACTGCAACTCAGCCCTTCTACTCGATGTCGCACACATGTAGGCCGCCAGCACATCATCCACAAGCAGATACGAAGAAACGAGGATCAGAGGAGCAAATAAGTCAATCGATGCAACGACATCGCGGCAGTCGTCGAACCcaaagagaaagcgagaggtggtaaaaaagggggagacaaAAAGCAAGGCAAGTTCACCGTGGCCAAAAATGCGCGGCAACGTGGCTGTCACTACGCATCGGAACGCTTCATCCCTCCTTCCGCTTTTTTTATGCCTTCGTGGTCGGCCCCCAGTCCACCTGACACGCCTAGCTGTACATAaccgcagaagagagagaaaaaaagaaaacagagagcgaaagaacgGCACGGAAGTTGAGCAAAGCGCAGACAGACGTGTAGGCGCAGGAGGGCGTCAACAAAATGGGGCCACACGCAAGAGATGAAAGACGACCACCTCCGCAGCCCATGGCACATGGAAGATGAGGAAGCAGGTGgacgtgtgtctgtgcgagAGGTGGAAACTGTCGCGGTACTGCACCAATGCCGCAGAGCACCGCAAAAGGGGGtggcaaagaaagaaaaaaagggagattACGATGCCCTGGTACCCTTAAGCAGCTGCcctctgcgcctgtgcggAGCCAGAAGACACGGCGACGAGCGTGTCCATCCGAATCTTCTCAGCTAATCGGTTACAGTCATCACGCAAGTCGTTGTCGTACGGCGTAATGCGCAGCGCTCGCTCCAGATAGCCGTGAGCCTTGTGGTACTCCTTCATCCCACACAGAGCAGCTGCGATGCGCACGTAAGCCTTGAGAAGCATGTAGACGTGGCCGCTCTGCTCGCCCAACTTCTTtgccgcggcgcggcgctgacggaTAAGGTTATCACTGTTGCTTGccctctccgcttcctccGTCGCAGTGACTGTCTTCGACGCTGCCCAGTCAggctcgtcctcgtcctcctcatcgtcgctgtcgaGCTGATCAGCCGCGAGGCCGCCGGgctgctccagcgcagcagccacttCGCCACAGAACTGCACGATGTCATCGCAAACCTTCAGAGCCTGCTTGAATTTACCCGCacgcagcatcgccgctgcgagATTTCCCTGTGCCTTCATGTGAAACGGATCTTCCTTGAGGATGGCACTATAGGTGGCCTCGGCAGCCTCGTAGGAGCCCTGGTAatactgcgccgccgcctcctgcatCCGCGTGGCGAGAGGGTCAGCTCGCGCGTCGTCCACGGTGATGCCGCGCTCCTTCATCTGAGCCTCAGCCATTGCCAAGTCAGCCGCTACATCATCGTCACTTGCCAGGTCTCGATAGGCGGCGGCCATGCGCAGATCCGCCACGCCGCTCTTGAGGTCATCTGCCCAGCAAtaggcggcgccgcggcgggaGTGAAGCTTCATCATGAGCCCTCGGTACCGCTCCTGTGTCACCTCGCTCGCCGGTGTGTTGGCCAGCATTGTCAGCGCTAGCGAACAGTCCTCGATAGCCCTCTTGTAGTCTGCCAGCTGCAGGTAGCACGCGGACCGGTTCATCACGCAGGTCAAGAAGGCGCCATCACGCTTAATCGACTCCGAGTACGCGTTCGCGGCCGCcttccactgctgcgctcGGTAGCACTTGTCTGCCCTTTCCTTCCAGAACATTGGCGTGTCCTCAATCGAGACCGGCTTGTAGCGACTTTGCCGGTAGTACTCTTCATCCCCGCGGGAGCGCGTCGGCATCGCAAAGGTCTTTGGCGTGAAGTCGATGGTGACGTTGACGGTGTCCACCTGCCGGATCGTCGGTGGCGTGACGgccgacgaggacgacgcggGCGtcacaagagaagcagccTGAGGCATCGACAGCGGTGGTaatgatgcagcagcagcgaagatATCCGCCGAATACGGCGAAGGACCCGCAGGGGTGCTGCTCTtaggcggcaacggcgaaTCGGAAGCTACGCCCACTACTGGAGTCGCGTGGCTGTCCTCCCACGCGTATAGCTCAGTCTCAGCGGCGTCCTTCTCCGCTTTCGCCCGCTGCTCGAtctgcgtgcgctgcgccctCTCCACATCCCACTGGGCCTCCAGCATACGCCGCTTCTCCGCCTCACGCTGCTTCACACGTGCATCTAGCTGCTCCCGGTACCGCTGCTCCGCCCTCCGCATCGACTcttgtcgccgctgcagcattGCCTGTTTGCCGATGGTGGACTGATGCATGCTAAGAGCGTCCCAGACAAggtccttctccgccttgtGAAGCTTGACGTGCAGAATGACACCATCCTGCGCGTCGGTGAAGTACTGTGTTGATTTGGCGGCATCGATCTCGTGCAGCAAGTCGATCGCCAGCAAGTACTGCGGCGGGGCATTGACTTTCACGAAAACGTCGGCAATCAGCACATCAATCGCGTCCTTCTTGCAGGCTTTGATGGTGATATGCAGGAGAACGTCCTCACCTGTCTGCTCCCACGTGAACTGCGGCTTTACTGGCATTCTTGTCTGCGTGAGATGtaggtagggggagggggttcaCACAAGTGCACTCGCCAGTAGTATTGATGAGTTTATCCTTCTGTTcggcctcttctcttcccgccgcaggggaggtggggggatATCAAATCGGaatcgtgtgtgtgtgtataccTATGTGGTACTTGATTGTCTccgaggagagggagagaggcgcgctAGTACACCTATACAAGGATGGGCACGAGCACAAGACCAACagtagagaaagagagagagagaatctgacgcaggagaaaaaaagaggaaagcaaGAAGATCTTACTTACAGTGGTGCACAGTCGAACACAAAACACTATCAGCGACACAATTTGAATTCGGTGCACTCACACTAACGGATGGACACGTGGCTGAACTCGCACGTTGGCTTGCAGGAGCACAGAgtccacacgcacatatacAGGCAGGATGCATTTTATCTTGCTCTGTGGACACccaaagcaaaggagaaaaaatgCGGAGGCGAGGACGAAGGAGAGATTGAAGAGAGGGTGCGTGCAAAGAAGGTTCCATGTGTGAGCCCTCCGTCCTTCGTACCCCATTATCCCCTGCTTGTCTGTTCAccctctcgccctcgctACAGTCTCGTCTCTTGGATGGTTTTCCGATTCTCAGCAGAGCTGTGAGACGTGAtcagcgagggagaggcggacACACAGACGAATAAGAGgaggcctcctcctcctcgtatTTCCCCCACCCGCTCCTCTATCCATCGCGGATGGTCCACTCGCACGCCTCCTGCTTCGCTTTCCCTTTggacagagaaaagaaatgGCAGGCATATACATTGCGTGTGACTGTGACTGTTCTGATTTGCCACCCTGAAGTCCCCCACTCGAAGAAGCAAACTCAAGCAACGTAGGTATGCCTAGACAGAACAGCGTGGGTACGCGAGAAACGAACACTCAATACGCACAACGACAGCATCTACAACGACGCAACGCCACTCATCCATCGTCAGAGCACGGTGCAGAGGACGTGCCTGCAACCACGCAGACGCGTAAAAGCAAAAAGACACATGTGGTCGTCCTCCACGCCCAGAGGCGcaagggcgaggagggggtagAATAAATGgcaaaagaaagcaaaaggcAAAGCGAGCAAAACACGAGCAGAGGTAGAGGAAGCACTTGGAAGGCGGCAGGCCAATGCACGCACAGGCAatgaaggaaaggaaaaaaaaaacagaaacaGGGAAAACATGAACGAtcagaggagggagggagaggagggagggagaggagggagggagaggaggcgcaaACCACACACTCCCGCAAGACAGAGTCGCTCTTGCAAGGGTACAGGAAggacagcaccaccaccagcaacAGAGCTTGgggagaagcaaaaagaTCACCTTTGATTcgatgctgctgttgttgctccGCTTCGTTTGAAGCAGGCTATACGCGTACATATAGGGGCCGACAGATGGATAGACATGCTCGCTCTGGTAGGTATCCATGGACAAGAACGCAGACAGCGaccgagagaaggagagagagagagagcgggagacATCAATAGAGACGGGAAAGTGAAGGTTAAGGAATTTGGTGCTCCACCCTCGTTGGTTAGAGACTCACGCAGACAGCCGCAAGCACAGATATGCTGATGTGCCTTTCTACTGCGTGCTCGTCactcgttttcctttttcgctttctctctttctcgtgtGCACAgtcgtgtgctgctgtggcagcggagCCTATTggtgtccccctcccttgtGCCTCTGAACTCGCTACCGCAGCGTACCCCTTCGCCTCGACATCATTTGTGCTGCGCTGTTCATTGCTTGAGCTGCCAAGTGGCCAGCGTTTTGCCAGCCGCGTCGAAGGGTGCCCTGCGTCTTGGCGAAGTGGTAGCCGAGGATATCCCAGAAGTGCACCGTCTCACTGGCGCTGCGATGAATCACGTAAAAGGGAGGAAGCCCGTCGCTGAGACAGCGGTGCTCATCGCAATATGCACCGAAGAGAACCGCTTGCTTCAAGTTCATCTCTCCAGCAGAAGCGTGATGCGCATTCCTCTCCTCGCCTGCCGCCTCCCCTGTCTGTACGCCGTTGAAAGGCTGGTTCGTGATCATCAGCACATTATTGCGCTCCTCCACTATCCTCTGCTGGCTGTCACGGCACATTTGATAGCATACGCGGCACAGCGGCTCCCAGCCAAGCGAGTAGCGCTGGCCGTCGCACTTCACATCGGGCCCCACCCCTCGCTCAGCAGAGCACTTGGGGCAGAAGAACTGTCCGCACCGTCCGCACATGACACGCGTGACAGTGGTGGAGAAAAGTGTATGGCagtccgccgctgcgcaggcgaCACTGTAGCGCGGGACGCAGAGGTACTGTGTGGGGTCCATGACCCGCTCCCGGTACGCCTGATGGTCCATAACCTCCAGCgtatgcagcagcgcgctcgaCTCGCATAGAAGCGCATCGAGTCTCTGCAGAATAGGTGTGGTTttgtcggcagcagcgctccaGGTGGTCTCCATCTTCTCAAAGAAGGCAGCGCCAAGCACAGACGTGTCCATGACACGCACCCGGTTGGCAAGGAGAACGTCGCGGACGCGCATCCGGACGAAGGCGTTGCGTTCACGGGCGACATCAGGCTTCGTCGTAGCCACGGGATGCGAGGATAAGGCAGTAGTAGAAGAAACTGgtgcggccgcggcagcgggtctcttctctgtttgAGGGAGACCAGTAGCACACTGTGCCTTTTCACCCGTCCTCCTGCCCTCTTGAACTGTCAGCGATTGCTGCGGAGCTGTGGGGTGCGGCGatgcttcctcctccgcttgtCGCGACTGCAGTCGCCGCGCATGATTGGCGAGCACGATGCGTGAgaaggtggtgaaggagcggATTTCGTCCTCATCTTCGTCGCTCCCCTTGGTGCTGGCAGAGGTGCTCtcagctgccggtgccgcgcTGCATTCCACCGTCACAGCGGGAATAGTGTCCATGTTCGTCGTGGCGGTGGTTACGGTGATGGCACCCCCTGAatcctcctgcagcgcgcgccgGGTAGAGTTGGGGATCCAGTGGTCCGCTGTGTACTCGAGTTCCACAGTGCATCCAGAGGGCAAGTCAGACGGGTTGTTGGCAGCAACAGAGAAGGTGGCGGCCAGTCGCGAGGAGGGGTCAGAGGCGTCATCATTCGTCGCCTCCccacgggcagcagcagcggcagcgatcATGGAAGGTGGTATCTTCTCCAGCGAGATCACCGCCGGCGTTTGTGTATCAGCTGAAGGCATCGGCGGGGCAACACCCGGGGTCAAGAAATGGGCTGAGGATCCATCAGATCCGCTACCGCCATCACTAACAGTGTCTCGGAAGGCCTTGACTGTAACCGTATTCCCTTCAAAAAGAGCGGTCGCCCTCGAGGTGGCTGACATGTCGGAGAAGGCAGACTTAACTTTGACTGCAGGCGCTGATGATCCCGCGTCCAATCTGGGTGACGTCGTATTGACCACGCCTTTCCTCTgcaccacaccagcagcgactgtTTCCCCCCTGTTGTTGTAGTGCCCGTCGCCTTCCTCTTTAGCGCCTCCTGCATCGTCGCCAAAGTGCACAGTGTGGACAGCAGCCTGAGCTCTCCTCGAAGCACCCGTCTCGCTGTCCTCGTCGGAGTGCACGTACACAAAGTCGTCGATGCAGGTGAGCTCAAACTCGTCGTGTAAGGccttcagctccttcgcGGTCAGTTGCTTGACGGAGCGGTCAATCTCCGCCTCCGAGATAAATGGTGGGGACTTGAACACGGTGAAGGGGTCGATGCGAACACTACGAAGACTGCTGCCCTCAGGTACCTTGCCAACGGTCGAGGATACGTCGCTGAGGCGGTTCCACAATGCCAGGAGGTTTTCAATGGAGTCCAGCGTTGGGCCAACAGAGGAAAGGTAAACGTGCGCACGGTCGTGCAACTCCTGTGCATCATGCGGCACCGCGTGCTGCGGCGAGTCGGCAGAAG from Leishmania panamensis strain MHOM/PA/94/PSC-1 chromosome 32 sequence includes these protein-coding regions:
- a CDS encoding hypothetical protein (TriTrypDB/GeneDB-style sysID: LpmP.32.2990), yielding MPVKPQFTWEQTGEDVLLHITIKACKKDAIDVLIADVFVKVNAPPQYLLAIDLLHEIDAAKSTQYFTDAQDGVILHVKLHKAEKDLVWDALSMHQSTIGKQAMLQRRQESMRRAEQRYREQLDARVKQREAEKRRMLEAQWDVERAQRTQIEQRAKAEKDAAETELYAWEDSHATPVVGVASDSPLPPKSSTPAGPSPYSADIFAAAASLPPLSMPQAASLVTPASSSSAVTPPTIRQVDTVNVTIDFTPKTFAMPTRSRGDEEYYRQSRYKPVSIEDTPMFWKERADKCYRAQQWKAAANAYSESIKRDGAFLTCVMNRSACYLQLADYKRAIEDCSLALTMLANTPASEVTQERYRGLMMKLHSRRGAAYCWADDLKSGVADLRMAAAYRDLASDDDVAADLAMAEAQMKERGITVDDARADPLATRMQEAAAQYYQGSYEAAEATYSAILKEDPFHMKAQGNLAAAMLRAGKFKQALKVCDDIVQFCGEVAAALEQPGGLAADQLDSDDEEDEDEPDWAASKTVTATEEAERASNSDNLIRQRRAAAKKLGEQSGHVYMLLKAYVRIAAALCGMKEYHKAHGYLERALRITPYDNDLRDDCNRLAEKIRMDTLVAVSSGSAQAQRAAA
- a CDS encoding hypothetical protein (TriTrypDB/GeneDB-style sysID: LpmP.32.2980), with protein sequence MCAEEYGEGEVLTGAELYLYLLHQNEEQLRRAQEKLREYATLKDTLHVLTERSRRRVLAPVAGGLAYYPAELNATNTILVLLGDGWFAERSAVQAAEIAGRRIDFLRRETEVLQQEQNALRAKQELFLSELPEAQDAVAELLAKKETRAAAAPSLSQPSPLSETPQQQSQAAASSSESVASANAPDRFETPDAVCAPASNHLASFESCLTPLLSSTPPTSTASPLASGLPLDYSIDVALTTFDELDELTEDELIALEAELGDHVNDDDYVERIMTERMIAKKERRIRTELQRRSSAAAEIDERSKATEGAPVPTSPPTSAPAAAPIATTALQLHGAARATVTSTSENSRLSTGRGEAIVYQTPGDIGWTMVQSLAKPSAGTDTLPTVQSAASLSPNEIINGCAPTSSPSATVLTSARPLVTATLTEADVLPEASPSASAAAPSPRKEKHVRFAADVGYVGGLSMAAAVAAVKQPQVTTSGELGSCNEFISSETGPGYPPSLLRSTYTIGDIVERKQGTVGCDGGALAGVAAGSDVESALPLPPFLPGQLWKSKRKSLFMRELEGDGA
- a CDS encoding hypothetical protein (TriTrypDB/GeneDB-style sysID: LpmP.32.3000), producing the protein MTLTSADSPQHAVPHDAQELHDRAHVYLSSVGPTLDSIENLLALWNRLSDVSSTVGKVPEGSSLRSVRIDPFTVFKSPPFISEAEIDRSVKQLTAKELKALHDEFELTCIDDFVYVHSDEDSETGASRRAQAAVHTVHFGDDAGGAKEEGDGHYNNRGETVAAGVVQRKGVVNTTSPRLDAGSSAPAVKVKSAFSDMSATSRATALFEGNTVTVKAFRDTVSDGGSGSDGSSAHFLTPGVAPPMPSADTQTPAVISLEKIPPSMIAAAAAARGEATNDDASDPSSRLAATFSVAANNPSDLPSGCTVELEYTADHWIPNSTRRALQEDSGGAITVTTATTNMDTIPAVTVECSAAPAAESTSASTKGSDEDEDEIRSFTTFSRIVLANHARRLQSRQAEEEASPHPTAPQQSLTVQEGRRTGEKAQCATGLPQTEKRPAAAAAPVSSTTALSSHPVATTKPDVARERNAFVRMRVRDVLLANRVRVMDTSVLGAAFFEKMETTWSAAADKTTPILQRLDALLCESSALLHTLEVMDHQAYRERVMDPTQYLCVPRYSVACAAADCHTLFSTTVTRVMCGRCGQFFCPKCSAERGVGPDVKCDGQRYSLGWEPLCRVCYQMCRDSQQRIVEERNNVLMITNQPFNGVQTGEAAGEERNAHHASAGEMNLKQAVLFGAYCDEHRCLSDGLPPFYVIHRSASETVHFWDILGYHFAKTQGTLRRGWQNAGHLAAQAMNSAAQMMSRRRGTLR